In a genomic window of Occallatibacter riparius:
- a CDS encoding PP2C family protein-serine/threonine phosphatase, whose protein sequence is MLLVEPQLTAGEVLRAFRHDEPFLILGAAFTTVSVIALGVCVIRRRFDALLVWLAVFASLYGIRLWMTSRILQMTIPPGAVYGRLIGVVNYLVPIPAFMFFRAAGFLGRFGRAVTLALLPVFALLVIATAVGDDRYIYQQVNSAVVIALILLMFVTLFQRKADRDFAVVRFGLMTFGVLAVLQNVAETFQLEAYGFAVLLACLGYVAVRKTAKRDEELTEIQRELDLARRMQLSLLPAGFPESMAFRVAARYEPMSSVAGDLYEFLVADGWRAGLLIADVSGHGVPAALIASMVKMAALSQREHAEHPGRVLTGMNRALIGSTQGQYVTAAYAHLDAERGEIRYAAAGHPAMLLLRDGEVSEVAENGLVLAAAEGIEYSEKAVTLRPGDRVVLYTDGIVEARDRAGKMFGDAALMEAVRESAGKSAEEVVAEVVERVLAWGASQEDDLTILVCDCVEAGKRDRE, encoded by the coding sequence ATGCTCCTGGTTGAGCCGCAACTGACTGCCGGTGAAGTTCTACGCGCGTTTCGTCACGATGAGCCATTCCTGATATTGGGAGCCGCGTTCACGACGGTGAGCGTGATCGCGCTTGGCGTGTGCGTGATCCGGCGGCGGTTCGATGCGCTGCTGGTGTGGCTGGCGGTGTTCGCGTCTTTGTACGGCATACGGCTGTGGATGACCTCGCGCATTCTGCAGATGACGATTCCGCCGGGCGCGGTGTATGGCCGCCTGATCGGCGTTGTGAATTACCTGGTGCCGATTCCGGCATTCATGTTTTTTCGCGCGGCGGGATTTCTGGGCCGGTTCGGGAGAGCCGTCACGCTGGCGCTGCTGCCGGTGTTTGCGCTGCTGGTGATTGCGACCGCGGTGGGTGATGACCGGTACATCTATCAGCAGGTGAACAGCGCGGTGGTGATCGCGCTGATCCTGCTGATGTTTGTGACGTTGTTCCAGCGGAAGGCGGACCGCGACTTCGCGGTGGTGCGGTTCGGGCTGATGACGTTCGGAGTGCTGGCGGTGCTTCAGAACGTGGCGGAGACCTTCCAGCTGGAGGCGTATGGCTTTGCCGTGCTGCTGGCGTGCCTGGGCTACGTGGCGGTGCGGAAGACTGCGAAGCGCGATGAGGAACTGACGGAGATTCAGCGGGAGCTGGACCTGGCGAGGCGGATGCAGCTTTCGCTGCTGCCGGCGGGGTTTCCGGAGTCGATGGCGTTTCGCGTCGCAGCGCGTTATGAGCCGATGAGTTCGGTGGCCGGCGATCTGTATGAGTTCCTGGTGGCGGACGGCTGGCGGGCGGGGCTGCTGATTGCGGATGTCTCGGGACATGGGGTTCCGGCGGCGCTGATTGCGTCGATGGTGAAGATGGCAGCGCTTTCGCAGAGAGAGCATGCGGAGCATCCGGGGCGGGTGTTGACGGGGATGAACAGGGCGCTGATCGGCAGCACGCAGGGGCAGTATGTGACTGCGGCGTATGCGCATCTCGATGCGGAGCGAGGGGAGATTCGGTACGCGGCGGCGGGGCATCCAGCGATGCTTCTGCTGCGCGATGGTGAAGTGAGCGAGGTGGCGGAGAATGGGCTGGTGCTGGCGGCGGCGGAGGGAATCGAGTACAGCGAAAAGGCTGTGACGCTGCGGCCGGGCGATCGCGTTGTGCTCTATACCGATGGGATTGTGGAGGCGCGCGATCGGGCGGGGAAGATGTTCGGGGATGCGGCGCTGATGGAGGCGGTGCGTGAGAGCGCGGGGAAGAGTGCGGAAGAAGTTGTTGCCGAGGTGGTGGAGCGGGTGCTAGCGTGGGGGGCTTCGCAGGAGGATGATTTGACGATATTGGTTTGTGATTGTGTTGAGGCAGGAAAGAGAGACAGGGAATAG
- a CDS encoding serine hydrolase domain-containing protein has translation MATQQFSRRTFLSTSAAAAAGVSFLWTPEMRAEMPAPVIVGPTDEKLDAFITAYMPMMNAPGLSLGLTDAEKALRAAGYGYANVELRQPVTTDHLFQIGSITKSFVALVLLQLRDEGKLDVQKPVLDYLPGLPIVTEFGTVTVHHLLTHTSGLPDNLGLFSADPAARLVQGFKPGEHFHYCNAGFDILGLLAEKLDGRPWRVCVAERIFKPLGMNSTRGVITTADRARAAVGYQPYWDDQVYPRQGKLAAAANMVMDDTAGCIQSTPDDMARYLRMMLNGGKGPGGRVVSEEAFKLFTTPYIKAEEFSPTSSYGYGIAVDTLDGHRILRHTGGMVSFASSIHVDMDGGVAAFASINAMQGYRPTAVTEYAVKLLRADREKKTLPAVPVIADPMDVDNAADYAGAYTAPDGSTLEFKVDGKRLLLVDGARMIPLQRAGGDAFISASPSTRAEYVFAFGRKESGKEADAKKKQPPQPVIEVSYGPEWYAGSRYDGAKEFHAPTEWAAYAGRYRSDSPWGGDAHVFVLKGKLTIDGGPLTLLGGALFRMGEEDWSPLTAEFLHLFEGKTRLARVAGMEYWRVEVG, from the coding sequence ATGGCTACGCAACAGTTTTCACGCCGCACGTTTTTGTCGACCTCGGCTGCTGCCGCTGCCGGTGTGTCGTTTTTGTGGACGCCGGAGATGCGGGCCGAGATGCCGGCTCCAGTGATTGTGGGGCCGACGGATGAGAAGCTGGATGCGTTCATCACCGCGTACATGCCGATGATGAACGCGCCGGGGCTTTCGCTGGGGCTGACGGACGCGGAGAAGGCACTGCGTGCAGCGGGCTACGGATACGCCAATGTTGAACTAAGACAGCCGGTAACGACCGATCATTTGTTTCAGATCGGGTCGATTACGAAGTCGTTTGTGGCCCTGGTGCTGCTGCAACTGCGGGATGAGGGCAAGCTGGATGTGCAGAAGCCGGTGCTGGACTATCTGCCGGGGCTGCCCATTGTGACCGAGTTCGGGACGGTGACGGTGCATCACCTGCTGACGCATACGTCGGGGCTGCCGGATAATCTGGGGCTGTTTTCGGCTGATCCGGCGGCGCGGCTGGTGCAGGGGTTCAAGCCGGGAGAGCATTTCCACTATTGCAATGCGGGGTTCGACATTTTGGGGCTGCTTGCGGAAAAGCTGGACGGACGGCCGTGGCGGGTGTGCGTGGCGGAGCGGATTTTCAAGCCGCTGGGGATGAACAGCACACGCGGCGTGATCACGACGGCGGACCGGGCGCGGGCGGCGGTGGGGTATCAGCCGTACTGGGATGACCAGGTGTATCCGCGACAGGGAAAGCTGGCGGCGGCGGCGAACATGGTAATGGACGATACGGCGGGGTGCATCCAGTCGACACCGGACGATATGGCGCGGTATTTGCGGATGATGCTGAACGGCGGCAAGGGGCCGGGCGGGCGGGTGGTGTCGGAAGAGGCGTTCAAGCTGTTTACGACTCCCTATATCAAGGCGGAGGAGTTCAGTCCGACGTCGAGCTACGGGTATGGCATTGCCGTGGACACGCTGGATGGGCACAGAATTCTGCGGCATACGGGCGGGATGGTGTCGTTTGCGTCGTCGATCCACGTGGATATGGATGGAGGCGTGGCGGCGTTTGCGTCGATCAACGCGATGCAGGGGTATCGGCCGACGGCGGTGACGGAGTATGCGGTGAAGCTGCTGCGCGCGGACAGGGAGAAGAAGACCCTGCCCGCCGTGCCAGTGATTGCGGATCCGATGGACGTGGACAACGCAGCGGATTATGCGGGCGCGTATACGGCTCCGGATGGGAGCACGCTGGAGTTCAAGGTGGACGGGAAGCGGCTGTTGCTGGTGGATGGGGCGCGGATGATTCCGCTGCAGCGTGCAGGCGGAGACGCGTTCATCTCGGCTTCGCCGAGTACGCGTGCGGAGTATGTGTTTGCTTTTGGGCGGAAGGAATCGGGCAAGGAGGCGGACGCGAAGAAGAAGCAGCCGCCGCAGCCGGTGATCGAGGTGTCGTATGGGCCGGAGTGGTATGCGGGTTCGCGCTATGACGGGGCGAAGGAGTTTCATGCGCCGACGGAGTGGGCGGCGTATGCGGGACGGTATCGCAGCGACAGTCCGTGGGGCGGGGATGCGCATGTGTTCGTGCTGAAGGGCAAGCTGACAATTGATGGCGGGCCGCTGACGCTGTTGGGTGGAGCACTGTTCAGGATGGGCGAAGAGGATTGGTCGCCGCTGACTGCGGAGTTTCTGCATTTGTTTGAGGGGAAGACGCGGTTGGCGAGGGTGGCGGGGATGGAGTATTGGCGGGTGGAAGTGGGGTAA
- the pgsA gene encoding CDP-diacylglycerol--glycerol-3-phosphate 3-phosphatidyltransferase encodes MNLPNSITMSRIVMIPLLLWILSPHFPWQAGAEQELLAAILFVLASITDGVDGYLARKRGQVTTMGMLLDPLADKIMVTAAIVALVAYEPQIVKVWIAVVIIGREFAISGLRSIAASEGFTIQASDLGKLKTVIQIVAVVATILAHHWYQWDIWLITIPVRWTAITAIYFCAAVSIISAIDYFIGFWKQIDRASKDRRNSFVLSRRKGAGTQSAN; translated from the coding sequence GTGAATCTGCCCAACTCCATCACGATGAGCCGGATCGTCATGATCCCGCTCCTTCTCTGGATCCTGTCCCCGCATTTCCCCTGGCAGGCCGGAGCCGAGCAGGAGTTGCTCGCCGCCATCCTCTTCGTGCTGGCGTCCATCACCGACGGCGTTGACGGCTACCTCGCCCGCAAGCGCGGCCAGGTCACCACCATGGGCATGCTCCTCGACCCCCTCGCCGACAAGATCATGGTGACCGCCGCCATCGTCGCCCTGGTGGCCTACGAGCCGCAGATCGTGAAGGTCTGGATCGCCGTCGTGATCATCGGCCGCGAGTTCGCCATCTCAGGCCTCCGCTCCATCGCCGCCTCTGAAGGATTTACCATCCAGGCCAGCGACCTCGGCAAGCTCAAGACCGTCATCCAGATCGTTGCCGTGGTCGCCACCATCCTTGCCCACCACTGGTATCAGTGGGACATCTGGCTGATCACCATCCCCGTCCGCTGGACCGCCATCACCGCCATCTACTTCTGCGCCGCCGTGTCCATCATCTCCGCCATCGACTACTTCATCGGCTTCTGGAAGCAGATCGACCGCGCCTCAAAGGACCGCCGCAACTCCTTCGTCCTCAGCCGCCGCAAAGGCGCCGGCACCCAAAGCGCAAACTAA
- a CDS encoding S41 family peptidase, translating to MHRSIRMMFISFVFPALCLGQAPTTAVVTKTDPIAYLNRAIDIMQTQALRRNLVDWPKIRATALTMAAHAENPAGTYDAIRFALASLGDHHSSLHLTPALEALEAQEKAKHPSANPVAISHESFSPYVGRYEPEGHLERRGDRSFGYVVVTRCFPENDRQFVAFESKLQKILAELDQSRPAGWIVDLRGNVGGNMWPMLTGIGPLLGEGDNLGEFTDSAHVSTWRYRDGVAAELDGGKASPYPAVEGAPYHISGTPNVAVLIDRNTGSSGDAIAIAFRGRPNTRFFGEHTQRDSTANQTFELSDGATMWLTVSVQADRTGKQYIDGLSPDEEFPAATRVMPPSSDPVVQAALDWLSRSTEQSMTER from the coding sequence ATGCATCGTTCCATTCGCATGATGTTCATCTCTTTTGTCTTTCCCGCACTTTGCCTGGGGCAAGCTCCCACAACTGCAGTCGTCACCAAAACAGACCCGATCGCATATCTCAACCGCGCCATCGACATCATGCAGACGCAGGCGCTGCGACGCAACTTGGTTGACTGGCCGAAGATCAGAGCTACTGCACTCACGATGGCGGCACACGCCGAAAACCCGGCCGGAACCTACGATGCCATCCGCTTCGCTCTCGCCAGCCTTGGCGATCATCACAGCTCACTTCATCTCACCCCCGCCCTGGAGGCACTCGAGGCCCAGGAGAAAGCGAAGCATCCGTCGGCGAATCCCGTCGCCATCAGCCACGAGAGTTTCAGCCCCTACGTTGGTCGCTATGAACCGGAGGGACACCTGGAGCGACGCGGCGACAGATCATTCGGATACGTCGTGGTGACCAGGTGCTTTCCTGAAAACGATCGGCAATTCGTTGCATTCGAATCCAAACTGCAAAAGATTCTCGCCGAACTCGATCAGTCGCGTCCCGCAGGTTGGATCGTGGATCTCCGCGGAAACGTCGGCGGCAACATGTGGCCCATGCTCACTGGCATCGGCCCCTTGCTGGGCGAAGGCGATAACCTCGGCGAGTTCACAGATTCTGCTCACGTCTCCACCTGGCGATACCGCGACGGTGTCGCCGCCGAACTCGACGGCGGCAAAGCCTCGCCCTACCCCGCAGTTGAAGGCGCGCCCTATCACATTTCCGGGACACCCAACGTAGCGGTGCTGATCGACCGCAACACGGGCAGCTCGGGAGACGCGATAGCTATCGCGTTTCGTGGCCGGCCCAATACTCGATTCTTTGGTGAGCACACACAGAGAGATTCAACCGCGAATCAAACATTCGAACTCTCCGATGGAGCAACCATGTGGCTGACGGTCTCCGTCCAGGCCGACAGAACCGGTAAGCAATATATAGACGGACTCTCGCCCGATGAAGAGTTTCCAGCCGCCACCCGGGTGATGCCGCCATCCAGCGATCCGGTCGTACAAGCCGCGTTGGATTGGCTCAGCCGCAGTACGGAGCAGTCAATGACAGAAAGGTAA
- a CDS encoding NAD-dependent epimerase/dehydratase family protein: MKRILVTGATGKVGSHFIRRVLQSEAHQDVTIRALCHNRLPESHQRLEIVRGTISDRDTVRSALQGVTHVIHCATCKETPDSVMDVAVKGLFWLLEECRLSESFRHVVLIGGDAALGHFVYPHPLPVTEQQRHSAYPGCYALSKVLEEVMLEQYFIQYNLSGCCLRAPWIMEKDDFKYSLSFDEDVFGGPRWRELVGAERAGQYIATNTVPLMVDPLGKPVKRNFVHVSDLVDCMILAMDHPNARQQTFNICMDEPVDYGQVAEYLWNTRSMPSIVIKTEYWSTWLDNSKAKFLLGWRPRFDLARLIEDAWSYQRSETDPRHVWYPG; the protein is encoded by the coding sequence ATGAAGCGCATCCTGGTCACGGGCGCCACCGGCAAGGTAGGCTCCCATTTCATCCGTCGCGTCCTGCAATCGGAGGCACATCAGGACGTCACGATTCGTGCCCTCTGCCACAATCGCCTGCCTGAATCGCACCAAAGGCTGGAGATAGTCAGAGGAACCATCTCTGATCGAGATACTGTGCGCAGCGCTCTGCAGGGAGTTACACATGTCATTCATTGCGCAACCTGCAAGGAGACTCCGGACAGCGTCATGGATGTAGCGGTTAAAGGGCTCTTCTGGCTGCTCGAGGAGTGCCGTCTCAGCGAATCGTTTCGGCACGTCGTACTTATAGGCGGCGATGCCGCCCTGGGGCATTTCGTTTATCCACACCCGCTCCCGGTAACTGAACAGCAGAGGCACAGTGCCTACCCTGGTTGCTATGCGCTTTCCAAGGTTTTGGAAGAGGTAATGCTGGAGCAGTACTTCATTCAATACAACCTCTCCGGGTGCTGCCTACGGGCGCCCTGGATCATGGAAAAGGACGACTTCAAGTATTCCCTTTCCTTTGATGAAGACGTATTCGGTGGACCGCGGTGGCGAGAGCTTGTCGGAGCAGAGCGCGCCGGCCAGTATATCGCCACAAACACTGTGCCCCTCATGGTTGATCCCCTAGGCAAGCCCGTAAAGCGAAACTTTGTCCACGTCAGTGACCTGGTCGACTGCATGATCTTGGCCATGGATCACCCCAATGCACGGCAGCAGACCTTCAATATCTGCATGGATGAGCCGGTCGACTACGGCCAGGTTGCAGAGTATTTGTGGAACACGCGAAGCATGCCATCCATAGTGATCAAGACTGAATATTGGTCCACGTGGCTCGACAACAGCAAAGCAAAGTTCCTGCTCGGCTGGAGACCGCGTTTCGATCTCGCGCGGCTGATTGAAGATGCCTGGTCCTATCAGCGCAGCGAAACAGACCCGCGGCATGTGTGGTACCCGGGATGA